One Solanum lycopersicum chromosome 2, SLM_r2.1 genomic region harbors:
- the LOC101254272 gene encoding uncharacterized protein, translating to MVSNIEDEQLIGYLINFVTGMPVGCDEIRTVELYSNKKPSQLFDTTTTDHHYVFTELKKKGKYFNRGIGGRGGSWRAYGASEDVVDKNRSVIGFKRRFRFDEENHIWIMKEYCLFDSKLKDLRLRGQIRHEGFVVCSIMRKDTCSSQCQENQDLGLIQSDDLKESTMTAVKQDECFVPQEVVDEETLRNAYTRPLLDSMFRNTPKP from the coding sequence atggtgtCGAATATCGAAGATGAACAACTCATTGGGTATCTTATAAATTTTGTTACTGGTATGCCTGTTGGATGCGATGAAATTCGTACTGTAGAACTGTATAGCAACAAGAAGCCATCTCAGTTATTCGATACGACTACTACTGATCATCATTATGTCTTTACtgagttaaagaaaaaaggTAAGTACTTCAACAGGGGAATTGGTGGCAGAGGCGGCTCATGGAGAGCATACGGCGCAAGTGAAGACGTTGTCGACAAGAATAGATCAGTGATTGGTTTCAAGAGAAGATTCCGCTTTGATGAAGAAAATCATATCTGGATTATGAAAGAATATTGCCTTTTTGATAGTAAACTGAAGGACTTGAGACTACGTGGTCAAATTCGACATGAGGGATTTGTTGTATGTAGCATTATGAGGAAGGACACTTGTTCATCACAATGTCAAGAAAATCAAGATTTGGGTCTAATTCAATCTGATGACTTAAAAGAATCAACTATGACTGCTGTAAAACAAGATGAGTGTTTTGTTCCACAAGAAGTTGTTGATGAAGAAACTCTTCGCAATGCGTATACTCGCCCTCTACTTGATTCAATGTTTAGGAACACTCCGAAACCATAA